A region of Oxyura jamaicensis isolate SHBP4307 breed ruddy duck chromosome 9, BPBGC_Ojam_1.0, whole genome shotgun sequence DNA encodes the following proteins:
- the ACSL3 gene encoding long-chain-fatty-acid--CoA ligase 3, which produces MKLKHNINPILLQFINFIVLVYSVVTYIPWYIFSGSRQAIAKAKQVKAKPVNNKPGGAYRSVNSLHCLASVLYPGCDTLDKVFKYAKTKFKDKKLLGTREILKEEDEIQPSGKVFKKVILGKYTWLSYEDVYVKAVNFGNGLAVLGQQPKTNIAIFCETRAEWMIAAQACFMCNYQLVTLYATLGGAAIVHGLNETEVTTIITSKELMQTKLKEIVSQVPLLRHIITVDGKPTTWSEFPKGVIVHTMASVQAMGAKADAGNKQQARPVPSDIAVIMYTSGSTGIPKGVMISHCNIIAGITGMAERIPNLGEKDIYIGYLPLAHVLELSAELVCLSHGCRIGYSSPQTLADQSSKIKKGSKGDVTALKPTLMAAVPEIMDRIYKNVMNKVNEMTSFQRNLFILAYNYKMEQISKGYTTPLCDSLIFRKVRMLLGGKIRILLCGGAPLSAATQRFMNICFCCPVGQGYGLTESAGAGTITEVWDYTTGRVGAPLVCCEIKLMNWEEGGYYNTDKPYPRGEILIGGQNVTVGYYKNEGRTKKDFTIDENGQRWLHTGDIGEFHEDGCLKIIDRKKDLVKLQAGEYVSLGKVEAALKNLPLVDNICAYASSFHSYVIGFVVPNQKELVELARKKGFKGTWEEICNSPEMEKEVLKVLAEAAMAANLEKFEIPVKIRLSPDPWTPETGLVTDAFKLKRKELTAYYQQDIDRMYGKNVK; this is translated from the exons ATGAAGTTGAAGCATAACATCAACCCCATTCTTCTGCAGTTTATAAACTTTATAGTCTTGGTGTACTCAGTTGTAACGTACATTCCATGGTACATATTTTCAGGATCAAGGCAGGCTATAGCAAAAGCCAAGCAGGTTAAAGCTAAACCTGTGAATAACAAACCTGGGGGTGCGTACAGGTCTGTTAACAGTCTGCATTGCTTAGCTTCGGTTTTATATCCTGGGTGTGATACACTCGACAAAGTTTTTAAGTATGCTAAAACGAAATTTAAGGACAAAAAGCTCTTGGGGACTCGTGAAATCCTGAAAGAGGAAGACGAAATCCAACCTTCaggaaaggtttttaaaaag GTCATCCTTGGCAAATACACCTGGCTTTCGTATGAAGATGTATACGTTAAAGCTGTTAATTTTGGAAATGGCTTAGCAGTGTTGGGTCAGCAACCAAAGACCAACATTGCTATCTTCTGTGAGACCAGAGCTGAGTGGATGATTGCAGCACAAGCCTGCTTCATGTGCAACTACCAGC ttgtTACTCTGTACGCTACTCTGGGAGGCGCAGCAATAGTACATGGGCTCAATGAAACGGAGGTGACCACCATCATTACGAGTAAAGAATTGATGCAAACAAAATTGAAG GAAATTGTTTCTCAAGTTCCACTGCTGCGACACATTATTACAGTGGATGGCAAACCAACAACATGGTCAGAGTTTCCCAAGGGTGTCATTGTTCACACTATGGCTTCCGTGCAAGCCATGGGTGCCAAGGCAGATGCTG GGAACAAACAGCAGGCCAGGCCTGTGCCCTCAGATATTGCAGTGATCATGTACACAAGTGGATCCACAGGAATTCCCAAAGGAGTTATGATCTCCCATTGCAACATAATTGCTGGTATAACTGGAATGGCTGAAAGGATCCCAAATCTGGG GGAAAAAGACATCTATATTGGCTATTTGCCTCTTGCCCATGTTCTGGAACTGAGTGCTGAACTCGTGTGTCTGTCTCACGGATGCCGCATTGGTTACTCTTCACCGCAGACACTAGCCGACCAG TCctctaaaataaagaaaggaagcaaaggtGATGTTACTGCACTTAAACCAACACTAATGGCAGCTGTTCCT GAAATTATGGATCGGATCTACAAAAATGTCATGAATAAAGTGAATGAAATGACAAGTTTCCAGCGGAATCTATTTATACTGGCCTACAATTACAAAATGGAACAGATTTCCAAAGGTTACACTACCCCGCTTTGTGATAg CCTTATTTTCCGGAAAGTACGAATGCTACTAGGTGGAAAAATTCGCATCCTGCTTTGTGGAGGAGCTCCACTCTCTGCAGCAACCCAGCGATTTATGaacatttgtttctgttgcCCTGTAGGACAGGGGTATGGACTAACTGAatcagctggagctggaaccATCACTGAAG tttggGATTACACTACAGGAAGAGTGGGAGCACCTTTGGTCTGCTGTGAAATCAAACTAATGAACTGGGAAGAAG gTGGATATTACAACACTGATAAACCATATCCTAGAGGTGAGATTCTTATCGGGGGTCAAAATGTGACTGTGGGCTACTATAAAAATGAAGGACGAACCAAAAAAGATTTCACTATTGATGAGAATGGGCAGAGGTGGCTTCATACTGGAGACATCGGAGAGTTTCATGAAGATGGATGTCTAAAAATAATTG aTCGTAAAAAAGACCTTGTAAAACTTCAGGCAGGAGAATATGTCTCTCTTGGCAAAGTAGAAGCAGCCCTAAAGAATCTTCCACTGGTAGATAATATTTGTGCATATGCAAGCAG TTTCCATTCTTATGTCATTGGATTTGTTGTGCCAAATCAAAAGGAGCTTGTAGAACTAGCTCGAAAGAAAGGATTTAAAGGAACCTGGGAAGAGATCTGTAACAGTCCCGAGATGGAGAAGGAGGTACTGAAGGTGCTAGCTGAGGCTGCCATGGCAG ccaACCTGGAGAAGTTTGAAATACCAGTAAAAATCCGTTTGAGCCCTGACCCTTGGACACCCGAGACTGGCCTAGTGACAGACGCGTTCAAACTAAAACGCAAAGAGCTTACGGCGTACTATCAACAGGACATTGATCGAATgtatggaaaaaatgtaaaataa